AATGGGTTTTGATTATAAGAATATAGATACTTTGGTAAGCCATTATTAACATAACTCCAGTTACCTTTTAAATTAATGGATTTGTCTTGTATCCATTTACCACAAGGGCTTAATGTTAAATTAAGAGGATTTAATGCTAAAAATCGTCTAAACGAAATAGTATCTAAATCTGCCATATGGAATGTATGAATTTTTCTAATTTTGCTCCATAACTTTGGTAAAAAATAAATAAGTCTGCCATGGTTATGTATCACATCGTATTTATTAAAAAGTAGGTGCTTCCAAATTATTTGGATAGTATTTTTCTGATCTAAATACGTACCTATTGGAATAAACCTTACACCTTCTGGGACAATAGAATCATTATGTGCCATCAATGTAATCTCATGTCCATTTCTTAACAATTCATTGATAAGATAATAAACAATACGCTCTGTGCCACCTATGGTAGTTGGTGGAAAAGGGATAACGGGATTAACTATTTGTAAGATCTTCATTTACAGATTTTACGATGCTTAAATATTTTTCCGCACACAATTCTAGAGTAAGGTTTTTCATAATATATGAACGAGGGGAGAAGGTCTGTAGTTTAGGTACGAACTCTTTTAAGCGTTCTGTAAAATCATCAATATCTTTAAATTTTATTCCGCAAGCATCATTCCAATATGGTACTGAACTAACTGGCTTGAATTTTACCAAATGAGGATAAAATGAAGGATCAGACCAATAACCACCTTCATCCCAGGCTAAAATAGGTGTATCTGTTGCTAAGATTTGTTGATAGGCAATTCCTTGCGTCTCATGCTCACAAAGAAATATTACAGCCTTAGTTGAACTTAATTCATTCATTAAATCAATATGCTTATAATGCCCATAACTTATAACAGTATAAGTAAGCCCTTGATTCGTTAGCTCATTTATAACTGCTTCGAATAATGGATTCTCCCAACGAATTTTGTTATAAATTAAGAAATCTACAGTCGGTTTGTCATTCTTTATTTCTGGCGACCATTTTTTTGTGTCTATTCCTACTGGCCAAGCCATTACTTTATCGCCATAATATGGCTTACACATCTTTTCCATCCAAGGTCCAGGGACCAACATTTTTTTTACATTAGTATATTTTTGAAAAAAATCTAAACATTCAATTGGGTGAGAAAACACACCAGCTCCAAAGATAATCGGATTTTTAAACCGTTCTTCGAAAATCAAATGTGGTTTTCCAATTACACAAATCAACTCATTAGGGTGTCTTTTGGCATAGCTATAATCATTAAAACGGTAGGCTATATTCAAAATGTCTAGTCCTCGCATTAATTCCAAAGCTACCATCATTACGCCCCCAGGTCTTGCTTTCCCTCTAATTATTCTTCTAATAATTTGTCTAGGATAACGATCATATTTAAACCACCTATCTGGATTAGGTTCTTCATAAAAGATATTTAAGATTTGGTTCATTCTTGTATAAATTCTTTTGATTGTAATCCAGCAATTTGACCTTCTATATTTAAATAGTCAGTTAATTCATATTTAAAATGGCCTTTTTTTAACACTCTAGCGGCAGCAAACTCTATGGAAATAAAAGAGGTTGTTTTTAAGCTAGGTTTGAAAAATTCTTTGATAAAAATCCATAAACTTCTTAAGCCCACTATTCGATAAGGGTAACTATAAATTTCATTTAAACAGGACAATAAAAATTCTTCATAAACAGTTTTGTCTTTTACAAAATATCCTCTTGTAGAAACTACGGATCTTCTACTACTAAAGTCGAATCCTTTAATCTTAAAATCTATTGTTTCATTCAATTCAAGTTTAAAGTTATCCGTTGGAAAATATCTTCCGGAAATTTTAAATATTTTGGTGTCTGGTGGTATATAATCCAGCACAGATAATAAAATTAAAACCTCATTAATACTCTTATTAGCAAACTGATATTGTTTCAGGTGAATAATATTTACATTTTCTATTGCATCATTCAATTTTGAATAGTCATAGTCGTAAGAATTATCCGCTAGGATAATCTGTTTAAACCCAACTGCTTTAAGGCGCTTAAGCGTTTGAATGGTCTGTAGTTCTCTTTCCTCCAATGAAAAGAAACTTCGCGTAATCGAAGACATTGTTTTTGGATTAATACAAGACGTAACAACAGCAATCATTCCTTTAATCTTAAATAATATTGAACAAGCCTTATGGTTTTCCATCCAAATAAACTTACTAATTTTTGGGTAATCGGGCCCCCAATAGACGGCTGATAGTTTTTAGGGTCTATTTTTGGTAGGGCGCTAATTGCAATTTTATATAAGTTATGATATTTAGGCAGACATTTTAGAGCTACCCCCGTTAACATTTTATAAATTGCCAACTTGGCTGGGTAAGTATTAGTTTTTCTGAATAAAGCTTCCTTTTTTAGCAAAACTGAATGGAGCATACTTTTAAATCTTTCTAAAGAATCAAGGTCAGATAAGGATTTTGTTTTTTGCTTTCTATAATAACAGTAAGCATGCTCACTATAAACTATTCCTTGCGAGTTTAACACAACTCTAGCAAAAAAATCACCATCATCATCATAAGTCAATTCTTCGTTCCATATTCCACTTTTTTCAATAATATGCTTGGGGGTTAACCAAGAATGTATACTTATCATTGAACCATATGCAGTATTTCCACCCCATAAATTAATAAGAAATTCAGCGGGAGTTCCTTTGTATTTCAAGAACGAGTCCTCATAACTACTTGGTACTAAATTGTCCAAATTGTCACCATTCCAAAAATGAATTGTGCTGCAAACGGAAATATAATTAGGTAAATGCCCAATGGCTTTTAATTGATTTTCGATTTTATTTGGACTTAACAAGTCATCTGCATCCAGAAATTGTATGTAATCACCTGTTGCTAAACTTAGCCCGTGATTTCTGGCAGCACTGGCTCCCTTATTTGTTTGTTGAACGACAATTATATTACCTGCTTGAATTTTTTTTGCAATTGAATATGACTCATCTTTAGAACCATCGTCAATAATTATAATCTCAATGTTTGGATAAGTTTGATTAAGTGCAGAATTAATTGCTTCCATCAAATACTTTTCTGCATTATAAAGTGGTATAATTATAGAAACTTTATGTAGTTTCATTAGTATTATATTTAAAACGTTTGGCTAGTTCGATGGATTTTTTTTCTATAAAAAAATAGAAAATATAAGTACTTGGGATTAAAATTACTAGCTTGATCAATAAATATAATAGCTCGTTTTCTGGAATGCCAAAAAAATTCTTTCCAATTCCAAGAATGTAAATTAATACTATTGGGTGGATTAAATAAAGAGAATATGAAATCTTACCTAAAAAAGACAGTATTTTTAATGATTGATTGCAGTAATAAATCGTGATTGCAGAAATAATAAGTATAGAAGTTATTAATGCATCAAATTTACAGTATACAATTAATATGCTGGTTAATATGAGAACTAAATAGATACTTTCCTTTGTTTTTGTATAGTGTATTTGCGCCATTCCCATAGCGAAAATAGGAGCATAGTTGGTGATTAAATAATAGGAATTCTGAAAATTAAGAAAACAACTTAAAGAAAATGATAATAAAAAAAATGATCTATAAAATTTTGAATCACTAATAAAATATAATGTTCCAACCAAGATGTAAAATTGAAATTCAACACATAAAGTCCAAAAAATGTGATTGTAAAATTCCCATTTGGTAAATGGAATAATATATAAAAGATGCGAAATAAATTGCCCTGGAATAAAAGGAATTTCTTTCCCTCCATAAGATGGGATAAAAGTTAATAACCAAAAAGTTAATAATGTAAGTATAATGACGCAAATATAGGGCGGATCTATCCTTATCATTCTTTTGAATAAAAAGGCGAAAAAATTTCGTGGATAGTAATTGTTTTTTAGAAGTGCGTAGAGAATAATATATCCACTAATTAAAAAGAAAACATGTACACCTAATTGTCCTTTATTAAAGATTTTAGAAAGTAAAGGATAGTTTTTTAGGTCTGACCCATAATGACACAGTACCACAGCTAATGCGGCGAGCCCTCTCAATTGTTGAACACCTAAGTTAAAATCAGAATGCTTATTAGACTGCATTAAAAATTTCTATCCACCTTGATTTACTTGCATCTTCTTCAACTCTGTTTCCATTTAAAAACGGTTCAGCTAGCATATTTATATATAGAGCAGGGTTGCGGTCAAGTTCAATTATTCGATCAATAAGTGGACTAAAATCTAGGTTATTTAGTTTAAATTTCATTTTCTGAGTCTTACCTATTGTTTTAAGCTTGCGTCTAACCTTGTAATATAGATTATTGTATGTTGCTGGTTGGTAATCTTTAAAATTATATTGACAATTAGATTCTAAAAAATTTACCATAGCAGGGTTTTTACTCATTAAATAAGATGATGCATCAACTAAGCTTTTTGGGTTGAATACCTCATTTATGAATGGGTCACCACAATATAGTGGAATACTATTCATTTGCATTGCATCATATAATTTTTCAGTCTGATATCCAGGATATGAATAACTTTCAAAAGCAATTGTGAATTTATATGGGGTTAAGAATTGTCTTTTAATATCCCATTTGCTTCCATAATATTGAGAATCAATAGATGCCATATTATTCATTGACCTGCCAGGCGCATCTATTTTTTTATATTTAGAAAGCTGTCTAAAAAATTCTTCTCGATACGGAATGTGATTAGAATATAGAAAGTTGCAGAATTTAATTTTTTTAGCAAATTCCTTCTCTGGATCAATGTTCTTGATAAGTGAGTGAGGATCTAAACCATGCCATTGTATTCTCCTATAACGATTATCTTTAATCTCTTGTGTTGTTGGAACACCAAATGCCCATTCACAATTGGTTAAATCTGGTGTAATACATTCACAATAATATCCAATGCGAGTATAATTGCCTTTAGAGGGTATATCACTTCCATACGGTCCAAAAATAATAATATCAGGATGCTCTGATTTTATCAAGTTGAAAGCTGTGGATATTCCATTCTTATCAAAAACTTCTTCTTTGAATCCTTCAAATGATAATCCGTTTTGGACTTTGATTTTAATTTTTTTTTTCAAGGAATAGGGATTTTAAACGTCCAAGATAAAATCTCATTAAAAATAGTGAGGGAGATTGAAGACCAAAAACAAGGAAAGTGATTAGGTTATTTTTACCTTTTTTTTCTATTTCAGTAACTATTTTTAAATAACGGCTCAGTTTAAAAATATAATGAAAGAGAACTACCCTACGGCGTAAATTTTTAGTTTTTTTGAAGTATTCTTTTACTATTATCAGTTTTTCGTATTTAAAGAGCAGGCCATCTTTAAATGTCTTTGCTTCTTCGTGTTCTCTAAAAAAAGATATGTTTATGGATAGGTATTTAATCTCTTTTGATTTTAGATTCAGGTTTAGAATCATTCCCCAATCGAAAGAATAATGTAAATTACTATCTATATTTAAGTCTTTTATTGTTTTAAGAGCAATCCATTGAGAAGGTTGTTGGAAATAGGATTGTTCGCTAATCAACCCATCGAATGTTAAGTCTCTAACAAATGTGCTTTCACAGTTAGTTCTATCATTAGTAAAATGAGTACACCCACCTGTAATAACCTTTAAGCTACAGCTACTATCATTGAGATAAGCTTCAGCAATATTAAATAATGCATTTTGGGCTAATAAGTCATCACTATTTATCCAATTAAATATTTCTCCTGTACAATGTTTAAATCCTTTTAAGATAGCTTCTACTTGGCCATTATCTGGTTCGCTTACCCAATATTTTATGTAAGACTCATATTTTTTTATAATTGCTAAGGTTTCGTCCTTACTTCCCCCATCTATAATTATAAATTCTAAATTTGGATAATTTTGGTATATGATAGATAATATGGTTTCTTCTATATACTCAGCCTGATTATAGCTTGGTGTTACAATAGAAATTTTTGGCCATTCTGCTCTTGTCAAATAGCAATTAGAATTAAGTATGTTTACCCACGGCCATTTTTTTTTGTTATGACTGCTAGTTACTTCAAATTCGTTAAATGATTTCAAATTGGCAAGTTAATCGGTTAATGTGAATTCTGGCAGTTGGTTTTTTTAATAAGTTTCTTTCAATCTTGTCTAGTATTCTTGCAAAGATTTTTAAATCTAAAATATAAGTATATTTTAATACGGTTCGTAGGATTTTGATGGTACTTAAAAGATGTAATACCTTCAATGTTGGTTTTGCAAGATTTCTCTTCTCAGCATTGATTATTTTATTTACTTCAGCCTCGTATTTGTCTAAAAAATTTAGAGACAACTGGTCTTTTGAACGCATCCTAAATCCACCGATAAGCACGTCACATGGATAAAGGTTAGTAAATCTGAAAAAGCGAATCCAAAGGTCAAAATCAGCTGCATATTTATAATTGGGATTGAGACAGTTTCCTGCTTTTTGCCAGAGACTTTTTCTCCATGCAGTAGATTCCTGCTGCAACCATTGGTATTTATGGGTATAAAAATCGTATTTAGTAAAGCCTTTTGCTCGATCTGCACCAATTACTCTTCCTTTTTCATCGAAAGATATATTTAGGCCTGTAATCCAATCAACGGAATGAAAAGTATTAAATATTTCTGCCACAATGAAGAGAGAACCAGGATGAAGTAAATCATCGGAATTTACCCACATAAAGATTTCTCCAGTAGCCCTATCAAAACCTTTGTTTAAAGCATAATAAAGACCTTCATCTTTTTCTGAGCACCAGTAAGTAAATTTATCTTTATGTCTTTTAACAATATCCATACTATTATCGGTACTCTGCCCGTCAATAAGGATATA
The sequence above is drawn from the Pedobacter frigiditerrae genome and encodes:
- a CDS encoding glycosyltransferase family 2 protein, giving the protein MKLHKVSIIIPLYNAEKYLMEAINSALNQTYPNIEIIIIDDGSKDESYSIAKKIQAGNIIVVQQTNKGASAARNHGLSLATGDYIQFLDADDLLSPNKIENQLKAIGHLPNYISVCSTIHFWNGDNLDNLVPSSYEDSFLKYKGTPAEFLINLWGGNTAYGSMISIHSWLTPKHIIEKSGIWNEELTYDDDGDFFARVVLNSQGIVYSEHAYCYYRKQKTKSLSDLDSLERFKSMLHSVLLKKEALFRKTNTYPAKLAIYKMLTGVALKCLPKYHNLYKIAISALPKIDPKNYQPSIGGPITQKLVSLFGWKTIRLVQYYLRLKE
- a CDS encoding acyltransferase, giving the protein MQSNKHSDFNLGVQQLRGLAALAVVLCHYGSDLKNYPLLSKIFNKGQLGVHVFFLISGYIILYALLKNNYYPRNFFAFLFKRMIRIDPPYICVIILTLLTFWLLTFIPSYGGKEIPFIPGQFISHLLYIIPFTKWEFYNHIFWTLCVEFQFYILVGTLYFISDSKFYRSFFLLSFSLSCFLNFQNSYYLITNYAPIFAMGMAQIHYTKTKESIYLVLILTSILIVYCKFDALITSILIISAITIYYCNQSLKILSFLGKISYSLYLIHPIVLIYILGIGKNFFGIPENELLYLLIKLVILIPSTYIFYFFIEKKSIELAKRFKYNTNETT
- a CDS encoding glycosyltransferase family 10 domain-containing protein — its product is MKKKIKIKVQNGLSFEGFKEEVFDKNGISTAFNLIKSEHPDIIIFGPYGSDIPSKGNYTRIGYYCECITPDLTNCEWAFGVPTTQEIKDNRYRRIQWHGLDPHSLIKNIDPEKEFAKKIKFCNFLYSNHIPYREEFFRQLSKYKKIDAPGRSMNNMASIDSQYYGSKWDIKRQFLTPYKFTIAFESYSYPGYQTEKLYDAMQMNSIPLYCGDPFINEVFNPKSLVDASSYLMSKNPAMVNFLESNCQYNFKDYQPATYNNLYYKVRRKLKTIGKTQKMKFKLNNLDFSPLIDRIIELDRNPALYINMLAEPFLNGNRVEEDASKSRWIEIFNAV
- a CDS encoding glycosyltransferase family 2 protein encodes the protein MKSFNEFEVTSSHNKKKWPWVNILNSNCYLTRAEWPKISIVTPSYNQAEYIEETILSIIYQNYPNLEFIIIDGGSKDETLAIIKKYESYIKYWVSEPDNGQVEAILKGFKHCTGEIFNWINSDDLLAQNALFNIAEAYLNDSSCSLKVITGGCTHFTNDRTNCESTFVRDLTFDGLISEQSYFQQPSQWIALKTIKDLNIDSNLHYSFDWGMILNLNLKSKEIKYLSINISFFREHEEAKTFKDGLLFKYEKLIIVKEYFKKTKNLRRRVVLFHYIFKLSRYLKIVTEIEKKGKNNLITFLVFGLQSPSLFLMRFYLGRLKSLFLEKKN
- a CDS encoding glycosyltransferase family 2 protein, encoding MNNWPKISVVTTNLNQDAFLEETICSITNQNYPNLEYILIDGQSTDNSMDIVKRHKDKFTYWCSEKDEGLYYALNKGFDRATGEIFMWVNSDDLLHPGSLFIVAEIFNTFHSVDWITGLNISFDEKGRVIGADRAKGFTKYDFYTHKYQWLQQESTAWRKSLWQKAGNCLNPNYKYAADFDLWIRFFRFTNLYPCDVLIGGFRMRSKDQLSLNFLDKYEAEVNKIINAEKRNLAKPTLKVLHLLSTIKILRTVLKYTYILDLKIFARILDKIERNLLKKPTARIHINRLTCQFEII